Proteins from one Mesorhizobium sp. M9A.F.Ca.ET.002.03.1.2 genomic window:
- the mtnK gene encoding S-methyl-5-thioribose kinase has translation MTGKLPFEALSVETLSARLGANEPLCSRIGKDTSCWKVREVGDGNLNLVFIVEGATGAAIVKQALPYVRLVGDSWPLPLKRSFFEYHALTRQEARAPGSVPDIYHFDEGQALIIMEYLSPHIILRRALIEGRQLPNIAKDIGLFMARTLFRGSDLHMATKDRKADLALFADNVELCNITENLVFSDPYFDAKMNRHTSPQLDRYVAELRADRDLKVEAQRLKHIFAANAETLLHGDLHSGSIMVTDDETRMIDPEFAFYGPIAFDVGMLLANFWMAFFSQRGHEQNGKRDAMRAYLLDVTVETWSVFRTEFSHLWRTERTGILYQKSLFEDQGDRLGAEQALDHMLHQVWTDMLGFAGVEVHRRILGLAHNADFETIADEDLRATCEAKALKFGRHIAVNRRQIHSIDEVNTLAALIERESSI, from the coding sequence ATGACTGGGAAATTGCCGTTCGAAGCGCTGTCGGTCGAGACCTTGTCGGCACGTCTCGGCGCCAACGAGCCGCTGTGTTCGCGCATAGGCAAGGACACAAGCTGCTGGAAGGTCCGCGAGGTCGGCGACGGCAATCTGAACCTGGTCTTCATCGTCGAGGGCGCAACGGGTGCTGCCATCGTCAAGCAGGCCCTGCCCTATGTCCGCCTGGTCGGCGACAGCTGGCCGCTGCCGCTGAAGCGCTCCTTCTTCGAGTATCACGCGCTGACACGGCAGGAGGCACGAGCGCCCGGTTCGGTGCCTGATATCTATCACTTCGACGAAGGCCAGGCGCTGATCATCATGGAGTACCTGTCGCCGCATATCATCCTGCGGCGCGCGCTGATCGAAGGCCGCCAGCTACCCAACATCGCCAAGGACATCGGCCTGTTCATGGCTCGCACCCTGTTCCGCGGCTCCGATCTGCATATGGCGACCAAGGACCGCAAGGCCGATCTGGCGCTGTTCGCCGACAATGTCGAGCTTTGCAACATCACCGAGAACCTGGTTTTCTCGGATCCGTATTTCGATGCCAAGATGAACCGGCATACGAGCCCGCAGCTCGATCGCTACGTCGCGGAGTTGCGCGCCGACCGTGACCTCAAGGTCGAGGCGCAGCGGCTGAAGCACATCTTCGCGGCCAATGCGGAGACGCTGCTGCATGGCGACCTGCATTCCGGCTCGATCATGGTCACCGACGACGAAACGCGGATGATCGATCCCGAATTCGCTTTCTACGGCCCGATCGCCTTTGACGTCGGCATGCTGCTCGCCAATTTCTGGATGGCCTTCTTCTCGCAGCGCGGACATGAGCAGAACGGAAAGCGCGACGCCATGCGCGCCTATCTGCTCGACGTCACGGTCGAGACATGGTCGGTGTTCCGCACCGAGTTCTCGCATCTGTGGCGAACCGAGCGCACCGGCATTCTCTACCAGAAGAGCCTGTTCGAGGATCAGGGCGACAGGCTTGGCGCCGAACAGGCGCTCGACCACATGCTGCATCAGGTCTGGACCGACATGCTGGGCTTTGCCGGCGTCGAGGTGCACCGGCGCATTCTGGGCCTCGCGCACAACGCCGATTTCGAGACCATTGCCGACGAGGATCTGCGCGCCACATGTGAAGCCAAGGCGCTGAAATTCGGCCGTCACATCGCCGTCAACCGGCGCCAGATTCACAGCATCGACGAGGTCAACACGCTGGCCGCGCTGATCGAACGGGAGAGCAGCATTTGA
- a CDS encoding sugar ABC transporter ATP-binding protein — translation MTAAADHDVILKLEDVSKVYSGTVAVKRANFEVRKGAVNVLVGENGAGKSTLMKIIAGVEQPTLGRILLEGEEVSFSSSGDAVNRGIGMVFQELNLFGNLTVAENIFATREITNRFRKIDSQEQERRAAEFLERLEAGIRPDMLVEDLRIGQQQLVEIAKAVSLDARILIMDEPTSALSAAEVEILFKVIADLKARGVAIVYISHRLEELIRIGDYITVLRDGRITGQEEMRHVDTQWIVRQMIGSDAKDFAKADGHVPGQEIFRAENICLPRVTGGLAVDHVSLSLRAGEILGIYGLMGAGRSELFDCIMGRHGQATGTIFIAGRQVKERDTTRRIRRGLALIPEDRQREGLVSILSVASNLTLASLSRFVRLFHIRGAKENQAVTQMVRELAIKVADPAQEVSSLSGGNQQKVVIGKALLTGPKVLLMDEPSRGIDVGAKADVFRTMRKLSRDGLGILFATSDLDEVMALSDRIAVMSNGKLTGMFDRAEATEAALVAASALGHGPVPHTENTAHD, via the coding sequence ATGACTGCCGCCGCCGATCACGACGTCATCCTGAAGCTGGAAGACGTCTCCAAAGTCTATTCGGGCACCGTCGCGGTCAAGCGCGCGAATTTCGAGGTGCGCAAGGGCGCGGTCAACGTGCTGGTCGGCGAAAACGGCGCCGGCAAATCGACGCTGATGAAGATCATCGCCGGCGTCGAACAGCCGACGCTTGGCCGCATTCTCCTGGAGGGCGAGGAGGTTTCCTTCTCGTCGTCCGGCGACGCCGTGAACCGCGGCATCGGCATGGTGTTCCAGGAACTGAACCTGTTCGGCAATCTCACGGTCGCCGAAAACATCTTCGCCACGCGCGAGATCACCAACCGGTTCCGCAAAATCGACAGCCAAGAACAGGAGCGCCGCGCGGCGGAATTCCTGGAGCGGCTGGAGGCCGGCATCCGGCCCGACATGCTGGTCGAGGATCTGCGTATCGGCCAGCAGCAATTGGTAGAGATCGCCAAGGCGGTTTCGCTCGATGCGCGCATCCTGATCATGGACGAACCGACCTCGGCGCTGAGTGCGGCGGAAGTCGAGATCCTGTTCAAGGTGATCGCCGACCTCAAGGCGCGCGGCGTGGCGATCGTCTACATCTCGCACCGGCTCGAGGAGCTGATCCGCATCGGCGATTACATCACCGTGCTGCGTGACGGGCGGATCACCGGCCAGGAAGAGATGAGACACGTCGACACGCAGTGGATCGTGCGGCAGATGATCGGCTCGGACGCCAAGGACTTCGCCAAGGCCGACGGCCATGTTCCGGGGCAAGAGATCTTCCGCGCCGAGAACATCTGCCTGCCGCGCGTCACCGGCGGCCTTGCGGTCGATCATGTCTCGCTGTCGCTGCGCGCCGGCGAAATCCTCGGCATATACGGCCTGATGGGCGCCGGGCGCAGCGAGCTGTTCGACTGCATCATGGGGCGCCACGGCCAGGCGACAGGAACGATCTTCATCGCCGGCAGACAGGTGAAAGAGCGCGACACGACGCGACGCATACGGCGCGGGCTGGCGCTGATCCCCGAGGACCGCCAGCGCGAGGGGCTGGTGTCGATCCTCTCGGTCGCCAGCAACCTGACGCTGGCCAGCCTGTCGCGGTTTGTCCGCCTGTTCCACATTCGCGGCGCCAAGGAAAACCAGGCGGTGACGCAGATGGTGCGGGAACTGGCGATCAAGGTCGCCGACCCGGCGCAGGAAGTCTCGTCGCTGTCGGGCGGCAACCAGCAGAAGGTGGTGATCGGCAAGGCGCTGCTCACCGGCCCCAAGGTGCTGCTGATGGACGAGCCGAGCCGCGGCATCGATGTCGGCGCCAAGGCCGACGTCTTCCGCACCATGCGCAAGCTGTCCCGCGACGGACTGGGCATTCTTTTCGCCACCTCCGATCTCGACGAGGTGATGGCGCTGTCCGACCGGATCGCGGTGATGAGCAATGGAAAACTGACCGGCATGTTCGATCGCGCCGAGGCGACGGAGGCGGCGCTCGTCGCCGCATCGGCGCTTGGCCACGGACCGGTCCCGCACACGGAGAACACCGCCCATGACTGA
- a CDS encoding DUF2291 family protein codes for MLNKLTWPIPAVPILVAMVGIGLTACKILPTPSAENGGNAPAFNADKMVGDIWAAKVVPYLQQKAGPFPEVHALAKADPAAAGAKYGNPKKQANSPWTFAVRLEGKVVAANTQSRAATMDVDADGDGKADARVQIGPAMRGTALRDSLDFIQFNDFTNQIDFAQFGKAFNTYADKTVLSKLPRETLEGRSVRVVGAYAVGSGQDLPLVTPAEAEIGPKP; via the coding sequence ATGCTGAACAAGTTGACGTGGCCGATCCCTGCCGTGCCGATCCTTGTCGCGATGGTCGGCATCGGCCTGACCGCCTGCAAGATTCTGCCGACGCCGTCAGCGGAAAATGGCGGCAATGCGCCGGCCTTCAATGCGGACAAGATGGTCGGGGATATCTGGGCTGCGAAGGTCGTGCCCTATCTCCAGCAGAAGGCCGGACCATTTCCCGAGGTTCACGCTCTGGCGAAAGCCGATCCTGCCGCCGCCGGCGCCAAATACGGCAATCCGAAGAAACAGGCGAATTCGCCGTGGACCTTCGCGGTTCGCCTGGAAGGCAAAGTGGTCGCCGCAAACACGCAATCGCGCGCGGCGACGATGGATGTCGATGCCGACGGCGACGGCAAGGCGGATGCGCGGGTGCAGATAGGACCCGCGATGCGTGGCACCGCGCTGCGCGACAGCCTCGATTTCATCCAGTTCAACGATTTCACCAATCAGATCGACTTCGCCCAGTTCGGCAAGGCGTTCAACACCTATGCCGACAAGACAGTGCTTTCCAAGCTGCCGCGCGAAACGCTGGAAGGCCGGAGCGTAAGGGTTGTCGGCGCCTATGCCGTGGGAAGCGGCCAGGATCTGCCGCTGGTGACGCCGGCGGAGGCGGAGATCGGGCCAAAGCCATGA
- the mtnA gene encoding S-methyl-5-thioribose-1-phosphate isomerase has product MNVGDRHYRTIWLSDDGRSVEIIDQRWLPHDFRVEKVGTVAGIATAIRDMWVRGAPLIGVTAAYGVAMQMADDPSDAALDGVWEVLHETRPTAINLRWALDEMRNVLRPLPLGQRTDAAYRRAGEIADEDVGLNRAIGVNGLEIIKEIAARKQPGEPVNILTHCNAGWLATVDYGTATAPIYLAAEAGIPVHVYVDETRPRNQGAQLTAWEMAGHGVPHTLIVDNAGGHLMQRGQIDMVIVGTDRTTADGDVCNKIGTYLKALAAADNDVPFYVALPSPTIDWTVGDGLAEIPIEQRSSDEVSLVWGKSANGEIAQVRISPETTPAANPAFDVTPARLVTGLITERGVAKASRDSLKAMFPGRG; this is encoded by the coding sequence TTGAACGTCGGCGACCGCCACTATCGCACCATCTGGCTGAGCGACGACGGGCGTTCGGTGGAGATCATCGACCAGCGCTGGCTGCCGCATGATTTCCGCGTGGAAAAGGTCGGCACCGTTGCCGGCATCGCGACGGCGATCCGCGACATGTGGGTGCGCGGCGCGCCGCTGATCGGCGTCACCGCCGCCTATGGCGTCGCCATGCAGATGGCAGACGACCCGTCGGATGCGGCACTCGACGGCGTCTGGGAGGTCTTGCACGAAACGCGCCCGACCGCGATCAATCTGCGCTGGGCGCTCGATGAAATGCGAAACGTCTTGCGGCCGCTTCCGCTGGGGCAACGCACTGACGCCGCCTATCGGCGCGCCGGCGAAATCGCCGACGAGGATGTCGGCCTCAACCGCGCCATCGGCGTCAACGGGCTTGAAATCATCAAGGAGATCGCGGCCCGCAAGCAGCCGGGCGAGCCGGTCAACATCCTCACCCACTGCAATGCCGGCTGGCTGGCCACCGTCGACTACGGCACCGCCACCGCGCCGATCTACCTGGCTGCCGAAGCGGGCATTCCCGTCCACGTCTATGTCGACGAAACCCGCCCGCGCAACCAGGGCGCCCAGTTGACCGCATGGGAGATGGCCGGCCACGGCGTGCCGCATACGCTGATCGTCGACAATGCCGGCGGCCATCTGATGCAGCGCGGCCAGATCGACATGGTCATCGTCGGCACCGACCGTACTACCGCCGACGGCGATGTCTGCAACAAGATCGGCACCTATCTGAAGGCGCTGGCCGCGGCCGACAATGACGTGCCGTTCTATGTCGCGCTGCCCTCGCCGACCATCGACTGGACGGTGGGTGACGGTCTGGCAGAAATCCCGATCGAACAGCGCTCCAGCGACGAGGTCTCGCTGGTCTGGGGCAAGAGTGCGAATGGCGAGATCGCGCAGGTCCGCATCTCGCCGGAGACGACGCCCGCCGCAAACCCAGCCTTCGACGTGACGCCGGCGCGGCTGGTCACCGGATTGATCACCGAACGCGGCGTCGCCAAGGCGTCGCGCGACAGCCTGAAGGCGATGTTTCCCGGACGCGGCTGA
- a CDS encoding polysaccharide biosynthesis/export family protein: protein MLCLISFCLILLLESPANARSKTVEKLAPRDTIELRVWRWTALRDGVLEALQLNNTFTIDSNGTLDLPMIGNIVAAGLREKELAELISDRLQARSGRQERADTTVKRIQDPSSDITGSVEHPGKQKAPEAPADAADGSPSAVASERTGVEKGQVEAQPSVRGSDITWEPAAEQQQALDGERLKMNALLNELSAARLEIAAARREALAARQTARNGTVRYNQNLATERQRAATLMQELDAVRTDRGALEQKLFAVRTDRGLLEQKLFAALREVDALNKSVQPARGDHEAVLRRELAAARAELDTMQRGARDASAQARAVADTMAGQGQALKQQRRRAEELALDLEAAQREAEGLKAKAILADREKAAMLEARHSMEASLAEAQRALDEERHKAERFERELTAARQTIDALKTRANLAAVAQTNAIKDRQVAEAALKRVGDALELERQRADSVRRERDAAKADREKAVILEARHSMGASLAEAQRALDEERHMAERFERELTAARQTIDALKTRANLAAVAQTNAIKDRQVAEAALKRVGDALELERQRADSVRRERDAAKANREKAAILEARHSMGASLAEAQRALDEERHKAERFERELTAARQTIDALKTRANLTAVAQTNAIKDRQVAEAALKRAGDELERERERADSAARDLASARRERDAAKQEASRVSTELSAALEQERNKAIGLARDLSAARKAIDIVKAKGERRTERMKRAPKARATAVPRADVSARLGAQPARQPLRENHKVKVKRPSRSVLVATIALPDALLPTRPPKLGSR from the coding sequence ATGCTATGCCTCATTTCGTTCTGCCTCATCCTGCTGCTGGAATCTCCAGCAAACGCGCGCTCGAAGACTGTCGAAAAACTTGCCCCGCGAGACACGATCGAACTGCGCGTTTGGCGGTGGACTGCTCTGCGCGACGGCGTTTTGGAGGCGTTGCAGCTCAACAATACTTTCACCATCGACTCAAACGGCACGCTTGACCTTCCAATGATCGGGAACATTGTCGCGGCAGGTCTGCGCGAGAAGGAGCTGGCAGAGCTGATTTCCGATCGCTTGCAAGCCAGGAGCGGCCGTCAAGAACGGGCGGATACAACCGTCAAACGCATTCAAGATCCGTCCTCGGACATAACAGGTTCGGTGGAACACCCGGGCAAACAAAAAGCGCCCGAGGCGCCGGCGGACGCGGCCGATGGGAGCCCCTCGGCTGTGGCTTCGGAACGCACCGGTGTCGAGAAAGGCCAAGTCGAGGCGCAACCGAGCGTGCGCGGATCCGACATAACTTGGGAGCCTGCAGCGGAGCAACAGCAAGCTCTGGATGGGGAACGGTTGAAGATGAATGCGTTGCTGAACGAGCTGTCGGCCGCTCGTTTGGAAATTGCGGCAGCTCGCCGGGAAGCACTTGCGGCTCGCCAGACTGCTCGCAACGGTACAGTCCGATACAATCAGAACCTTGCGACGGAGCGTCAACGGGCTGCCACCTTGATGCAGGAACTCGATGCGGTGCGGACCGACCGTGGCGCACTGGAACAGAAGCTCTTTGCGGTGCGGACCGACCGCGGCTTATTGGAACAGAAGCTCTTTGCGGCGCTCAGGGAAGTCGACGCGCTCAACAAGAGCGTGCAGCCGGCTCGCGGCGACCATGAGGCGGTTTTGCGCCGCGAATTGGCGGCGGCGCGAGCGGAACTGGACACGATGCAGCGCGGCGCGCGCGACGCCAGCGCGCAGGCACGTGCGGTAGCCGACACCATGGCTGGACAAGGACAAGCCCTGAAACAGCAGCGGCGAAGAGCCGAAGAGCTCGCGCTCGATCTGGAAGCGGCGCAACGCGAAGCCGAAGGTTTAAAGGCCAAAGCCATTCTCGCGGATCGCGAGAAGGCCGCCATGCTTGAAGCGCGTCACTCTATGGAGGCCTCTCTGGCTGAGGCGCAGCGGGCGCTTGATGAGGAACGGCACAAGGCTGAGCGCTTCGAGCGCGAACTTACCGCGGCGCGCCAAACTATCGACGCTCTTAAGACACGCGCAAATCTGGCTGCGGTCGCGCAGACCAACGCCATCAAGGACCGACAGGTGGCCGAGGCGGCTTTAAAGCGAGTTGGCGATGCCCTCGAACTGGAGCGCCAACGGGCAGACAGTGTTCGCCGAGAACGCGACGCGGCAAAGGCGGATCGCGAGAAGGCCGTCATCCTCGAAGCGCGGCACTCTATGGGGGCCTCTCTGGCTGAGGCGCAGCGAGCGCTTGATGAGGAACGGCACATGGCTGAGCGCTTCGAGCGCGAACTTACCGCGGCGCGCCAAACTATCGACGCTCTTAAGACACGCGCAAATCTGGCTGCGGTCGCGCAGACCAACGCCATCAAGGACCGACAGGTGGCCGAGGCGGCTTTAAAGCGAGTTGGCGATGCCCTCGAACTAGAGCGCCAACGGGCAGACAGTGTTCGCCGAGAACGCGACGCGGCAAAGGCGAATCGCGAGAAGGCCGCCATCCTCGAAGCGCGGCACTCTATGGGGGCCTCTCTGGCTGAGGCGCAGCGAGCGCTTGATGAGGAGCGGCACAAGGCCGAGCGCTTCGAGCGCGAACTTACCGCGGCGCGCCAAACTATCGACGCTCTTAAGACACGCGCAAATCTGACTGCGGTCGCGCAGACCAACGCCATCAAGGACCGACAGGTGGCCGAGGCGGCTTTAAAGCGAGCTGGCGATGAACTCGAACGAGAACGCGAACGGGCAGATTCAGCTGCACGTGATCTCGCCAGTGCTCGCCGAGAACGCGACGCGGCAAAGCAGGAAGCGAGCCGCGTCTCGACAGAGCTGAGCGCGGCGTTGGAGCAAGAGCGCAACAAGGCCATCGGTCTGGCCCGCGACCTCAGCGCCGCGCGCAAGGCAATCGACATCGTCAAGGCCAAGGGCGAGCGTCGCACCGAGCGTATGAAGCGCGCTCCGAAAGCACGTGCCACAGCAGTTCCACGTGCAGATGTGTCTGCGCGCTTGGGGGCACAACCAGCCCGTCAACCCTTGCGGGAAAACCACAAAGTGAAGGTCAAAAGGCCATCGCGATCTGTTCTAGTGGCGACCATCGCGCTTCCCGACGCATTGCTCCCGACGCGACCGCCGAAGCTCGGCTCTCGCTAG
- a CDS encoding phosphogluconate dehydrogenase C-terminal domain-containing protein, producing the protein MTTIALFGAGGKMGYRLSTNFRGSPYAIRHVEVSDAGRERLKTGLGIDAVSADQALDGAEVVILAVPDTHIGKVAASIEGKLASGTMVVVLDAAAPFAGHLPKRPDLTYFVTHPCHPPIFNDETDIAAKKDYFGGVKAKQHMVSALMQGPEEDFAKGEAIAKIIWAPVMRSHRVTVEQMALLEPGLSETVCASLLVVMKEAVDEVVARGVDQQAALDFLLGHMNVLGAVIFGETKGVFSDACNKAIEFGKPVLMRDDWKRVFEPEEIAASIQRIT; encoded by the coding sequence ATGACAACGATTGCGCTGTTTGGTGCCGGCGGGAAAATGGGTTACCGGCTGTCGACCAATTTTCGCGGCTCCCCCTACGCGATACGCCATGTCGAGGTCAGCGACGCCGGCCGCGAGCGGCTGAAGACGGGGCTGGGCATCGACGCGGTCAGCGCCGATCAAGCCCTGGATGGCGCCGAAGTGGTGATCCTGGCGGTTCCCGACACGCATATCGGCAAGGTGGCGGCCAGCATCGAGGGCAAGCTTGCTTCCGGCACCATGGTGGTCGTGCTCGATGCCGCAGCGCCTTTCGCCGGCCATTTGCCGAAGCGGCCGGACCTGACCTATTTCGTCACCCATCCCTGCCATCCGCCGATCTTCAACGACGAGACCGACATAGCGGCCAAAAAGGACTATTTCGGCGGCGTCAAGGCCAAGCAGCATATGGTCAGCGCGCTGATGCAAGGGCCGGAGGAAGATTTCGCCAAGGGCGAAGCGATCGCCAAGATCATCTGGGCTCCGGTCATGCGGTCGCATCGCGTCACGGTCGAGCAGATGGCGCTGCTCGAGCCCGGCCTTTCGGAGACTGTCTGCGCCTCGCTGCTCGTCGTCATGAAGGAAGCGGTCGACGAAGTCGTCGCGCGCGGGGTTGATCAGCAGGCCGCTCTCGATTTCCTGCTTGGCCACATGAACGTGCTCGGCGCCGTCATCTTCGGTGAAACCAAGGGTGTGTTCTCCGACGCCTGCAACAAGGCCATCGAGTTCGGCAAGCCGGTGCTGATGCGCGACGACTGGAAGCGGGTCTTCGAGCCTGAGGAGATCGCTGCCAGCATCCAGCGCATTACCTGA
- a CDS encoding D-ribose ABC transporter substrate-binding protein — MKLTRRMTLAAFAGMLALGTAVPAYAADLIAIITPSHDNPFFKAEAVGAEAKAKELGYETLVLVHDDDANKQSELIDTAIGRGAKAIILDNAGADATVAAVQKAKDAGVPSFLIDREINATGVAVAQIVSNNYQGAQLGAQEFVKLMGEKGNFVELVGKESDTNAGIRSKGYHDVIDDYPDLKMVAQQSANWSQTEAYAKMESILQANPDIKGVISGNDTMAMGAYAALAAAGRKDVIVVGFDGSNDVRDSIASGGIKATVLQPAYAQAQTAVEQANDFIKNNKSPAEEKQLMDCVLINGDNAAKLETFALTN; from the coding sequence ATGAAACTCACTCGCAGAATGACACTTGCGGCTTTTGCCGGCATGCTGGCGCTTGGCACCGCCGTACCCGCCTATGCGGCGGATCTCATCGCCATCATCACGCCCTCGCACGACAATCCGTTCTTCAAGGCGGAAGCCGTCGGCGCGGAAGCCAAGGCCAAGGAACTCGGCTATGAAACGCTGGTGCTGGTTCATGACGACGACGCCAACAAGCAGTCCGAGCTGATCGACACGGCGATCGGCCGCGGCGCCAAGGCGATCATCCTCGACAATGCCGGCGCCGACGCCACCGTCGCCGCCGTGCAGAAGGCCAAGGACGCAGGCGTTCCGTCCTTCCTGATCGATCGCGAGATCAACGCCACCGGCGTCGCCGTCGCGCAGATCGTTTCCAACAACTACCAGGGCGCCCAGCTCGGCGCGCAGGAGTTCGTCAAGCTGATGGGCGAGAAGGGCAATTTCGTCGAGCTGGTCGGCAAGGAATCCGACACCAATGCGGGCATCCGCTCGAAGGGCTACCACGATGTCATCGACGACTATCCGGACCTGAAGATGGTGGCGCAGCAGTCGGCCAACTGGAGCCAGACCGAGGCCTATGCCAAGATGGAATCGATTCTTCAGGCCAATCCCGACATCAAGGGCGTGATCTCCGGCAACGACACGATGGCGATGGGCGCCTATGCCGCGCTCGCCGCCGCCGGCCGCAAGGACGTCATCGTCGTCGGTTTCGACGGATCGAACGACGTGCGCGACTCGATCGCCTCGGGCGGCATCAAGGCGACCGTCCTGCAGCCGGCCTATGCGCAGGCGCAGACGGCCGTCGAGCAGGCCAACGACTTCATCAAGAACAACAAGTCTCCGGCCGAGGAAAAGCAGCTGATGGACTGCGTCCTGATCAATGGCGACAATGCCGCCAAGCTGGAAACCTTCGCGCTCACCAACTGA